Within the Corynebacterium afermentans subsp. lipophilum genome, the region AATACGACCGCCAAGACCAAGTGGTGTGCGCGTATGGAGGTTACGGCGTCGGGTTTTGCGGAAATGGTCAGAGCACCGGTGCGGGAGTCGACGCTGACGTCGTTGCCGTCCCGGTCGGCACCATTGAGATGTTTAAGAGTGACTACGCTGCCCTCCGGTAGGCCATCTGGGGAGTAGCTGACGGTCTCGCCGGGGTGCAGCTCCACATCCGGGTAAGTCACATGAGCGGTCTCGGACTGCGGGTTCTCCGGTTTCACCAGGAGGAACGGAGCCACGAGGTACTTGACGGAGCCGTCCGGGAAGTGTGCAGCCACATCGGCCTCGAAAGCGATGTTGGGCTTGGTGTTGTTCGGGGGAGTCACGGTGAGCTCACCGGTGGTGCGCGCGACGTCGACAGTCCAGCCCGGCACGAATTCCCCATAGTGCTCGAACCAGGTGCCCTCCGGGAAGTCGCCTTCGAGCTTCGCAGTGAATGGCCCCGGCGTGGGTGCCTCCACCTTCTGGTACTCCAACTCGGCCCGCTCGTTGTCCCACAACCCAGGCTCACCGATCTCGAACACCGCGGAACCCAGGCCCACGCTTTCGTCGTCGTAGGTAACCTCCACCGGGACGAAAAATTGCGAACCCGAGGTCTTAATGGGCCGCTTCGGGGTCATCGTCACTTGGCCTGTTTGCTTATCGACGTCCACGTCGAAGCGCTGGGTCAGGCTCGGCACTAAGTCGTCGCGAAGCTTGAAGCTGTCAACGCCTCGGGTTGAGCCCAAGAACTCCGCGAACTCGGACTCGTCGCCAGGCATGATGCGGTACTGCCACTGCGGCCGGATCCGGTTGTCATAGAGGTAATTGAAGAAGTCAGAGAGATCCTCGCGTCTAAGTTCCTCGAACGACTGCTCATCAACGTCCATCGTTAACAGCAGCACAGGCAGGGTGGCTTCCGATCCATCTGGGTAGTGCACCGTCACAGCCGCAGCGGTGTTGGAGCGGAAACGCAGGGAGTCTGTCTGCGTCACGGTGAGGGTGCCCTTGTCGTCCACCTCGACGGAGTAGTGCTCCGGCGCGACGACGGAGAACGTGGTGCCCTCGGGGACCTCACCCTGAAGGGGCTCCGCAACCTCCTGGTCAAGCGATGTGTATACCGCGTAGTACTCCACCGGGTACTTCTGGGCCATCTCGCCGAGCTGATCCACCACGTCCACCTGCACCGTGCGCTGTACGGTGCGAAAGCCGTCGCTGACCGCGACGGTGAGCATCGTGCGCTCGCCGGGGGAGACGTCGTCTGCGACACGGATGGTGACTTCGCCGGTGCGCGGTTCCGTCGTAAAGCTATAGCCCAAGTAGTCACGTTCGCCGGAGAAGCGCACGTCGCTCGAGAACTCGCCCTCCGGCTTTACCTTCACCTCCCCGCCCGGGGTGATGCGGACGTCGGGCCAGCTCAGGGAATCGATGCTCTGGACCTGGGTGGTCTCCGCGAGCGCGTGGGGGACCGTTGCGCCGCCGCACACCAACGAGGCGGCGGTGGCGAAGGCGACGGCCGCACGGCCGATCTTTTTGGCAGACATGGGAAGCCTTTCGGGAAACAATGCGGGATGCGCAGCAGTATACGCCTTGAGCTGGGGAAAGCACGACAACTCAGTCCCTGCGCGAAAAGGAACCGCCGGGTGGCTGCGAGCGTCTAACTAGCCATGACCCACCTTTACAACGGCATGACCACCACTGCCGGCGCGTTGCTCTACCCGAACCCAGGGCGTCTCCTGCCTGGAATGGCCAGCGTGAACGGGGAGTTCCAGGTGCCGCGACACGTGCTGCGGCCAGACAGTATTGTCATCCGTGATTCCGTCCGCCACCCTCGCCGGGTGCGCTACCAGGTGCCGGCAAAGTACCGCGCGGTGGCGCACGCGCTCGCACATCCGGGCACAACGCTCGCCGGTTTCGGTGCGCTGGCCTTGTACGGGCTGCCGTACCTGGTGGACGCGCACGACACCGTCTTAATCTCACCCACCCTCCACGCGAAAAAACGTGGCAGCACGTTTGAGCCGGCCCTTGTGAGAAAGCAGCTAGAACCAGGTGAACTGTGGCAGATGGAGTGCCGCGACGAGCTGATCACGGTCGCCGCGCCGCCCGTTGCTGTCGTACAAGCGCTGCAGCTCATTCGGTCCCGGCAGTGCGCGTGGCCCGTCATCGCCAGCGAGGACGAGGAGGTGTTTGTGCGTGCGGTCCAGCTTGTCGACGCCTCCCGCCGCTTCCTCGCCCTCACCCCAGAAGCGATCGCCGTCGCGGGCAAAGGCCGCGTGAACAACAGGTGGCTCGCGTCGGTGCTGAAGGCTTCGAGCGCGCTCGCAGATTCGCCGAAAGAGACTGAAATGCGTCTCATTGCTCAGGAGGTGGCCCGTCAGTTCGGGCTGAAACTGGAGGAGCAGGTGGAGTTCTGGGCGAACGGCAAGCTAGTTACGCGCGCTGACCTGGCTTTCCCCGAGGCGAGAATCGCGCTGTATTACGACGGCCGCCACCACGACGGTGCCAGCACCCGCCTGCGCGACACCAGCATCGACCTCTACCTGACCTCTATCAA harbors:
- a CDS encoding YPDG domain-containing protein, with product MSAKKIGRAAVAFATAASLVCGGATVPHALAETTQVQSIDSLSWPDVRITPGGEVKVKPEGEFSSDVRFSGERDYLGYSFTTEPRTGEVTIRVADDVSPGERTMLTVAVSDGFRTVQRTVQVDVVDQLGEMAQKYPVEYYAVYTSLDQEVAEPLQGEVPEGTTFSVVAPEHYSVEVDDKGTLTVTQTDSLRFRSNTAAAVTVHYPDGSEATLPVLLLTMDVDEQSFEELRREDLSDFFNYLYDNRIRPQWQYRIMPGDESEFAEFLGSTRGVDSFKLRDDLVPSLTQRFDVDVDKQTGQVTMTPKRPIKTSGSQFFVPVEVTYDDESVGLGSAVFEIGEPGLWDNERAELEYQKVEAPTPGPFTAKLEGDFPEGTWFEHYGEFVPGWTVDVARTTGELTVTPPNNTKPNIAFEADVAAHFPDGSVKYLVAPFLLVKPENPQSETAHVTYPDVELHPGETVSYSPDGLPEGSVVTLKHLNGADRDGNDVSVDSRTGALTISAKPDAVTSIRAHHLVLAVVFEDGSDTMVGANFKVTAPEAEITPEPESTPEPEPEPAPETTSEPEPTTPSPTPADEGSSTAGIIAIVIGVLAALGGLAFAAKPQLEQMGLWPDLPFPTA